From the Candidatus Nitrosotenuis uzonensis genome, the window GCAAGGCTGTTTTTCAGCGCATGTTCTGTGAACAAGGGATCAAACCTCTGTGGAAGCTCGCTATGTCCTATTTGAGTCACCCCCTCGAACTCATACCCATACTTTGTCGAAATCACAATTTCGTTGCGCATTCCTTTGAATACTTCTCCTATCAGCTTCTCACTCTTGCCTTTTCCATACATGTCACCAGTTTCAAAAAAATTAATGCCAAGATCGTATGCGCGTTTTAACATCCTTTTTGCCTCATCATCATCTATTTTCTTGCCCCACCAATCAAGTGCTATCGTCCATGCGCCAAATCCTATCTCTGAAACCCTGATGCCGCTTTTACCAAGAGTTCTATACTTCAACTTACAATCTCCTTGAACTTTTCAAGTCTTGATGCAATTTCTGATTCGCCAAGCACTGGTCTTCCAGATTCCAAATTTGCATTTATGTCTATCCAAGATTTGCAGCCCTGATACTCTGGCTTTAATGTTATTGTGATGTCAGGTATTCTGTATGTCTTGAGAAATATTGCCTTCATTGCCTTTTGTGGCATCCATCCCATACGAGTCTTTACGTAAGAATCGCTCCATATGTGAAAATCCGCGAGTCTGCCTATGGTTTTCTCTGATTTGATGTCTGATTCGGCAAGAACTTCTGCGTACGAGGCAATAGTATTGGTGCCTTGCGGGGGAACGTGATTTTTTACGAACTCTAGATGCGCATGAAACTGAGGTTTGATGTTATCGAATGCCTGATGCTCATATGTGGGAAATAGCAGGAATTTTTTTGATTCTATTACAAACCCTGATGCTGTCTCCAAAATGCCTCCCTTGCGAAGCAGAACTGTCTGCTCGCCTGACTCCAAGGCCCGCACTACCGTTGCCCATTCCTTTAACGCGTTCATTTATCCAAGACTTGCAACAAGCGGAATAATATCCTTCTTGACACACACTATCATGGGAGTATCACGTTCAACATACCGTGAGACCTGTGTTTCACGCAACTCCATTATTAGGTCTTGAAATGCGTGTAGATCGTCTGTCTCAAAAGCGAGCATAAAGTCTTCATCATGTATCCCAAAAGAATAGGTGGTGTTCAGGAGAATCTGTGGGTATTTGTGGCCTACTTGGATGTGTTCATCCATCATCTTTTTCCTTTCATCAAGAGGAAGCAGGTACCATTCACGCGTCTTGACAAACGGATATACTATGACATATTTTTTTGGCTCATCGCCTGCGACAAAGGATATGCTCCGCCCCATCTTCGCATAGATTGACGGCCTTGTAGATGAGATGTATACTCTGGACGCGATGATGTATTTTCCAAATACTGTAGAATATATCTTCGATATCACGCCTTGGATTTCCTCAATGGATTCGGAGGCAAACCAGAGAAGGAATTCTGTATCATCCCTCAAACCAAGTGTGGAATATGACCTGCATTTTACTTTGGAGTTTCTTATCACCTGCTCGACCTCTTTTGCGGATTCTTCTTTTGCAAGATCTGCCATCCATCTCCATTTTGGGTCTATCTTAAAAAATGAGAAATTAAAAAAAGTCCTTGCCGCTTCCATGTTGTTG encodes:
- a CDS encoding DUF1802 family protein, whose amino-acid sequence is MNALKEWATVVRALESGEQTVLLRKGGILETASGFVIESKKFLLFPTYEHQAFDNIKPQFHAHLEFVKNHVPPQGTNTIASYAEVLAESDIKSEKTIGRLADFHIWSDSYVKTRMGWMPQKAMKAIFLKTYRIPDITITLKPEYQGCKSWIDINANLESGRPVLGESEIASRLEKFKEIVS
- a CDS encoding chlorite dismutase family protein, translating into MEAARTFFNFSFFKIDPKWRWMADLAKEESAKEVEQVIRNSKVKCRSYSTLGLRDDTEFLLWFASESIEEIQGVISKIYSTVFGKYIIASRVYISSTRPSIYAKMGRSISFVAGDEPKKYVIVYPFVKTREWYLLPLDERKKMMDEHIQVGHKYPQILLNTTYSFGIHDEDFMLAFETDDLHAFQDLIMELRETQVSRYVERDTPMIVCVKKDIIPLVASLG